From a single Balearica regulorum gibbericeps isolate bBalReg1 chromosome 11, bBalReg1.pri, whole genome shotgun sequence genomic region:
- the ZC4H2 gene encoding zinc finger C4H2 domain-containing protein isoform X1 gives MADEQEIMCKLESIKEIRNKTLQMEKIKARLKAEFEALESEERHLKEYKQEMDLLLQEKMAHVEELRLIHADINVMENTIKQSENDLNKLLESTRRLHEEYKPLKEHVDALRMTLGLQRLPDLCEEEEKLSLDYFEKQKAEWQTEPQEPPIPESLAAAAAAAQQLQVARKQDTRQTATFRQQPPPMKACLSCHQQIHRNAPICPLCKAKSRSRNPKKPKRKQDE, from the exons GAATAAGActttgcagatggaaaaaataaaggcacgactgaaagcagaatttgaagCTCTGGAGTCTGAGGAGAGGCACCTGAAAGAATACAAACAGGAAatggacctgctgctgcaaGAGAAGATGGCCCATGTGGAGGAGCTGCGACTGATCCATGCTGATATTAATGTG ATGGAGAATACTATCAAGCAGTCTGAGAATGATCTCAACAAGCTCCTGGAATCTACTCGTCGCCTGCATGAGGAGTACAAACCCCTGAAGGAGCACGTAGATGCTTTGCGGATGACCCTGGGATTGCAGAGGCTACCAGATCtatgtgaggaggaagagaaactgtCCCTCGA ctactttgaaaagcagaaagcgGAATGGCAGACAGAACCACAGGAGCCTCCCATCCCGGAGTCTCTGGccgcagctgcagcagctgcccaaCAGCTGCAAGTGGCTAGGAAACAAGATACCAGACAGACAGCAACTTTCAGACAACAGCCACCTCCAATGAAG GCATGTTTATCATGTCACCAACAAATTCATCGGAATGCGCCCATATGTCCGCTCTGCAAAGCAAAGAGCCGATCTCGGAATCCCAAAAAGCCCAAGAGGAAACAGGACGAATGA
- the ZC4H2 gene encoding zinc finger C4H2 domain-containing protein isoform X2, with amino-acid sequence MEKIKARLKAEFEALESEERHLKEYKQEMDLLLQEKMAHVEELRLIHADINVMENTIKQSENDLNKLLESTRRLHEEYKPLKEHVDALRMTLGLQRLPDLCEEEEKLSLDYFEKQKAEWQTEPQEPPIPESLAAAAAAAQQLQVARKQDTRQTATFRQQPPPMKACLSCHQQIHRNAPICPLCKAKSRSRNPKKPKRKQDE; translated from the exons atggaaaaaataaaggcacgactgaaagcagaatttgaagCTCTGGAGTCTGAGGAGAGGCACCTGAAAGAATACAAACAGGAAatggacctgctgctgcaaGAGAAGATGGCCCATGTGGAGGAGCTGCGACTGATCCATGCTGATATTAATGTG ATGGAGAATACTATCAAGCAGTCTGAGAATGATCTCAACAAGCTCCTGGAATCTACTCGTCGCCTGCATGAGGAGTACAAACCCCTGAAGGAGCACGTAGATGCTTTGCGGATGACCCTGGGATTGCAGAGGCTACCAGATCtatgtgaggaggaagagaaactgtCCCTCGA ctactttgaaaagcagaaagcgGAATGGCAGACAGAACCACAGGAGCCTCCCATCCCGGAGTCTCTGGccgcagctgcagcagctgcccaaCAGCTGCAAGTGGCTAGGAAACAAGATACCAGACAGACAGCAACTTTCAGACAACAGCCACCTCCAATGAAG GCATGTTTATCATGTCACCAACAAATTCATCGGAATGCGCCCATATGTCCGCTCTGCAAAGCAAAGAGCCGATCTCGGAATCCCAAAAAGCCCAAGAGGAAACAGGACGAATGA